In Streptomyces chartreusis, the following proteins share a genomic window:
- a CDS encoding glycoside hydrolase family 3 protein: protein MPDTSTGSRGSTGSTAPPSRRTVLAAGAGVTTALALGGTAHAAAPDDRKLRALIARMTLPEKVGQLFVMRVYGHSATAPDQADIDANLKEIGVRTAAELVAKYRVGGIIYFTWAHNTRDPHQMADLSNGIQRASLTQPRGLPVLISTDQEHGIVCRVGEPATLLPGAMAIGAGGSRTDARTLGRIAGQELRALGIRQNYSPVADVNVNPANPVIGVRSFGADPAAVAGMVAAEVAGYQRGRQVASTAKHFPGHGDTAVDSHYGFPVITHTREQWETLDAPPFRAAVRAGIDSIMTAHIMVPALDDSGDPATLSRPILTGILREELGYDGLVVTDSLGMEGVRTKYGDDRVPVLALKAGVDQLLNPPSLDIAWNAVLKAVRDGELTEARLDESILRVLRLKAKLRLFDAPCVSQDGVDRNVGTPAHLAVADRIAERTTTLLVNEGSLLPLSRRTHPRVLVVGADPASPSGTTGPPTGVLATALTELGFTATALSTGTAPSAATVARAVAAAGEADAVVVGTYNVTAASAQKVLVEQLLATGRPVVAVAIRNPYDVAQLPAVRAVLASYSWTDVELRAAARVIAGRVAPRGRLPVPVQRADDPAEVLYPVGHGLSYKHR, encoded by the coding sequence GTGCCCGACACCAGCACGGGAAGCAGGGGAAGCACAGGAAGCACCGCACCACCGTCCAGACGTACGGTCCTCGCGGCCGGCGCGGGCGTCACCACCGCGCTGGCCCTGGGCGGGACCGCCCACGCCGCCGCCCCCGACGACCGGAAACTGCGCGCCCTCATCGCCCGGATGACCCTGCCGGAGAAGGTCGGCCAGCTCTTCGTCATGCGGGTCTACGGCCACTCCGCGACCGCCCCCGACCAGGCCGACATCGACGCCAACCTGAAGGAGATCGGCGTCCGCACGGCCGCCGAGCTGGTCGCCAAGTACCGCGTGGGCGGCATCATCTACTTCACCTGGGCGCACAACACCCGCGACCCGCATCAGATGGCCGACCTGTCGAACGGCATCCAGCGCGCGTCCCTCACCCAGCCCCGCGGGCTGCCCGTGCTCATCTCCACCGACCAGGAGCACGGCATCGTCTGCCGGGTAGGCGAGCCCGCCACCCTGCTCCCGGGCGCGATGGCCATCGGCGCGGGCGGCTCGCGCACCGACGCCCGCACCCTCGGCCGGATCGCCGGCCAGGAGCTCAGGGCGCTCGGCATCCGGCAGAACTACTCCCCCGTGGCCGACGTGAACGTCAACCCGGCGAACCCGGTGATCGGCGTGCGCTCCTTCGGCGCCGACCCGGCCGCGGTGGCCGGCATGGTCGCCGCCGAGGTGGCCGGATACCAGCGCGGCCGGCAGGTCGCCTCGACCGCCAAGCACTTCCCCGGGCACGGCGACACCGCCGTCGACAGCCACTACGGCTTCCCCGTCATCACCCACACCCGGGAGCAGTGGGAGACCCTGGACGCACCGCCCTTCCGGGCCGCCGTCCGCGCCGGCATCGACTCGATCATGACCGCGCACATCATGGTCCCGGCCCTCGACGACTCCGGCGACCCGGCCACGCTCTCCCGCCCGATCCTCACCGGCATCCTGCGCGAGGAACTGGGCTACGACGGGCTGGTGGTGACGGACTCGCTGGGCATGGAGGGCGTACGGACGAAGTACGGCGACGACCGCGTCCCCGTCCTCGCGCTCAAGGCGGGCGTGGACCAGCTCCTGAATCCGCCGTCCCTCGACATCGCCTGGAACGCGGTCCTGAAGGCCGTGCGGGACGGCGAGCTGACCGAGGCACGGCTGGACGAGTCGATCCTGCGGGTGCTGCGACTGAAGGCGAAGCTGCGGCTGTTCGACGCGCCGTGCGTCAGCCAGGACGGCGTCGACCGGAACGTCGGGACCCCGGCCCACCTCGCGGTCGCCGACCGTATCGCCGAGCGCACGACGACCCTGCTGGTCAACGAGGGGTCGCTGCTGCCGCTGTCCCGTCGCACTCACCCGAGGGTCCTGGTGGTGGGCGCCGACCCGGCCTCCCCGTCCGGGACGACGGGTCCCCCGACCGGCGTGCTCGCCACCGCCCTCACCGAGCTGGGCTTCACGGCGACGGCCCTGTCGACCGGTACGGCACCGTCCGCGGCGACCGTCGCGCGGGCCGTCGCGGCGGCGGGCGAGGCGGACGCGGTGGTGGTGGGGACGTACAACGTCACGGCGGCCAGTGCGCAGAAGGTGCTGGTCGAGCAGCTCCTCGCGACGGGTCGGCCGGTGGTGGCGGTGGCGATCCGCAACCCCTACGACGTGGCGCAGCTGCCCGCCGTCCGGGCCGTCCTGGCGTCCTACTCCTGGACCGACGTCGAACTGCGGGCGGCGGCCCGGGTGATCGCCGGGCGGGTGGCACCGCGCGGCCGGCTGCCGGTGCCGGTGCAGCGGGCGGACGACCCGGCCGAGGTCCTCTATCCGGTCGGCCACGGACTCTCGTACAAGCACCGCTGA
- the aroA gene encoding 3-phosphoshikimate 1-carboxyvinyltransferase has protein sequence MPEVAVPGSKSITARALFLAAAADGVTTLQRPLRSDDTEGFAEGLTRLGYRVGRTPDTWQVDGRPQGPAAAEADVYCRDGATTARFLPTLAAAGHGTYRFDASPQMRRRPLLPLTRALRDLGVDLRHEEQEGHHPLTVRAAGVEGGEVTLDAGQSSQYLTALLLLGPLTREGLRITVTDLVSVPYVEITIAMMRAFGVEVRRDGDTFVVPPGGYRATTYSVEPDASTASYFFAAAAVTGGEVTVPGLGEGALQGDLGFVEVLRRMGARVTVGRDATTVRGTGELRGLTVNMRDISDTMPTLAAIAPFASGPVRIEDVANTRVKECDRLEACAENLRRLGADVATGPDWIEIRPGAPLAGGTDIKTYGDHRIVMSFAVTGLRVPGISFDDPGCVRKTFPGFHEEFGALRARLETA, from the coding sequence ATGCCCGAAGTCGCCGTTCCCGGCTCCAAGTCCATCACCGCCCGCGCCCTGTTCCTCGCGGCCGCGGCCGACGGGGTCACCACCCTGCAGCGGCCGCTGCGCTCGGACGACACCGAGGGCTTCGCCGAGGGGCTGACCCGGCTCGGCTACCGGGTCGGGCGGACCCCGGACACCTGGCAGGTCGACGGCCGCCCGCAGGGCCCCGCGGCCGCCGAGGCCGACGTCTACTGCCGTGACGGCGCGACCACGGCCCGCTTCCTGCCCACGCTGGCCGCCGCCGGCCACGGCACCTACCGCTTCGACGCCTCGCCGCAGATGCGCCGCCGCCCGCTGCTCCCGCTGACCCGCGCCCTGCGCGACCTCGGCGTGGACCTGCGGCACGAGGAGCAGGAGGGCCACCACCCGCTGACCGTGCGGGCGGCCGGCGTCGAGGGCGGCGAGGTGACGCTGGACGCGGGGCAGTCGTCGCAGTACCTGACGGCGCTGCTGCTGCTCGGCCCGCTGACCCGCGAGGGCCTCAGGATCACCGTCACCGACCTGGTCTCGGTGCCGTACGTCGAGATCACGATCGCGATGATGCGGGCCTTCGGCGTGGAGGTGCGCCGCGACGGCGACACCTTCGTCGTCCCGCCCGGCGGCTACCGCGCCACGACCTACTCGGTGGAGCCGGACGCCTCGACCGCGAGCTACTTCTTCGCGGCGGCCGCCGTCACGGGCGGCGAGGTCACGGTGCCGGGCCTGGGCGAGGGGGCGCTCCAGGGCGACCTGGGCTTCGTCGAGGTGCTGCGGCGGATGGGCGCACGGGTGACGGTCGGCCGGGACGCCACGACCGTCCGCGGCACCGGCGAACTGCGCGGCCTCACCGTCAACATGCGCGACATCTCCGACACCATGCCGACCCTCGCGGCCATCGCGCCGTTCGCGTCCGGCCCGGTGCGCATCGAGGACGTGGCGAACACCCGGGTCAAGGAGTGCGACCGCCTGGAGGCCTGCGCGGAGAACCTGCGCCGGCTGGGGGCGGACGTGGCGACGGGCCCGGACTGGATCGAGATCCGCCCCGGCGCCCCCCTCGCCGGCGGCACCGACATCAAGACCTACGGCGACCACCGCATCGTGATGTCCTTCGCGGTCACCGGGCTGCGGGTGCCCGGCATCTCCTTCGACGACCCCGGCTGCGTACGGAAGACCTTCCCCGGCTTCCACGAGGAGTTCGGGGCGCTGCGCGCACGCCTGGAGACGGCCTAG
- a CDS encoding S28 family serine protease, with protein MVRKTLRWLLTLALLTGALGTATARAATAAEPDIEARLLSIPGMSLIEEKPYPGYRFFVLSYTQPVDHRNPSAGTFQQRLTVLHRDVSRPTVFYTSGYEVSTRPSRREPTQIVDGNQISMEYRYFTPSRPEPADWTKLDIWQAASDQHRIFKALEPVYDRKWLSTGVSKGGMTATYYERFYPRDMDGVVAYVAPNDVVDNEDSAYDRFFARVGTKECRDRVNAVQREALVRREPMKERFAAHAAEHGYTFRTIGSLDKAYEAVVLDYVWGFWQYSLLKDCETVPADAAHATDQAIWDAVDASGGFDFYTDQGLEPYTPYYYQAATQLGAPMIGFPHIERKLIRYGYLPPRDFVPREIPTKFQPRAMRDVDNWVRHNARQMLFVYGQNDPWGAERFRVGKGARDSYVFAAPGANHGALVAGLVERERTLATARILDWAGVASTSGEPKPLARFDARLDVREPERELAMRP; from the coding sequence ATGGTCCGCAAGACCCTCAGATGGCTGCTGACGCTCGCGCTGCTGACCGGCGCGCTCGGCACGGCCACGGCAAGGGCGGCCACCGCCGCCGAGCCGGACATCGAGGCACGGCTGCTGTCCATACCGGGCATGAGCCTCATAGAGGAGAAGCCGTACCCCGGCTACCGCTTCTTCGTGCTGTCGTACACCCAGCCGGTCGACCACCGGAACCCGTCCGCGGGCACATTCCAGCAGCGCCTGACCGTGCTGCACAGGGACGTCTCCCGCCCGACCGTCTTCTACACCAGCGGCTACGAGGTCTCCACGCGGCCCAGCCGCCGCGAGCCGACGCAGATCGTCGACGGCAACCAGATCTCCATGGAGTACCGCTACTTCACGCCGTCCCGGCCCGAACCGGCCGACTGGACCAAGCTGGACATCTGGCAGGCGGCCTCCGACCAGCACCGCATCTTCAAGGCGCTGGAACCGGTCTACGACCGCAAGTGGCTCTCCACCGGCGTCTCCAAGGGCGGCATGACCGCGACCTACTACGAGCGCTTCTACCCCCGCGACATGGACGGCGTCGTCGCCTACGTGGCCCCCAACGACGTGGTGGACAACGAGGACTCCGCCTACGACCGCTTCTTCGCCCGCGTCGGCACCAAGGAGTGCCGGGACCGGGTGAACGCGGTGCAGCGGGAGGCGCTGGTGCGCCGGGAGCCGATGAAGGAACGCTTCGCCGCCCACGCGGCCGAGCACGGTTACACCTTCCGCACGATCGGCAGCCTGGACAAGGCGTACGAGGCGGTCGTCCTGGACTACGTCTGGGGCTTCTGGCAGTACAGCCTGCTCAAGGACTGCGAGACCGTCCCGGCGGACGCGGCGCACGCCACCGACCAGGCGATCTGGGACGCCGTCGACGCGAGCGGCGGCTTCGACTTCTACACGGACCAGGGCCTGGAGCCGTACACGCCGTACTACTACCAGGCGGCCACCCAGCTCGGCGCCCCGATGATCGGGTTCCCTCACATCGAGCGCAAGCTGATCCGCTACGGCTACCTCCCGCCCCGCGACTTCGTGCCGCGCGAGATCCCGACGAAGTTCCAGCCGCGGGCCATGCGCGACGTGGACAACTGGGTCCGGCACAACGCCCGGCAGATGCTCTTCGTCTACGGCCAGAACGACCCGTGGGGCGCGGAACGCTTCCGCGTCGGCAAGGGCGCCCGCGACTCGTACGTCTTCGCCGCGCCGGGAGCCAACCACGGCGCCCTCGTCGCGGGCCTGGTGGAGCGGGAGCGCACCCTGGCCACGGCCCGCATCCTGGACTGGGCGGGCGTCGCGTCCACCTCGGGCGAGCCGAAGCCGTTGGCGAGGTTCGACGCGAGGCTCGACGTCCGGGAACCGGAACGGGAGCTCGCGATGCGGCCGTGA